GATTCATAGTATTTGGTCACGCTAAACAAATCTAATTTTTTCCACATCATCTTATTATCATCAATTGTATAGTTTAATTTTGTccatttgatttgattaattagtttCTCAATATCTCTTTCTCTAAGTTGTTGAGTCTACGACGAAATCTGATATTAGCATTATAACCATTATCATCATGAACAAACATATCTCTAACATTACTATGAATACAAGTTGTGCTCCTAATAAGGTCGAAAactcttttgaaaacttaaaatatattaagtatgagatattatttaaattagtaaaatatgtaattttaattaataaaatttaattttttagttttttaagtTTGGACTCGAGTAGCTCGAGTTGTTAACGAGTCGagtataaattttaatacaCAATCGAGTtcaagtatatataatataaattgagtcgagttcgagtataTACAAAAACTGAGTCAAATTTGAGTAATATGATACTCGGCTCGATTGAACTCGTTTACGACCTGACCCGAAGAATTTTGGGGAGTTAATTTGCTTGTGTTTGGCTTGGCTCGGCTCGGCTCAGCTCAGCCCTGAATGATCTGATGACAAAAAGTCGCCAGCTTTCTCAGCGTCACAGTCCGCAACTCATTTTTCCCCATCTCTCCCATCTCCACATTTCAcgtctctttctctctctctctctctctctctttctctgcACATCATTTGCATGCGACGGTTACGATGGGCATTTGTTTCTCTAGCGAGTCCGTCAAGAAGACGCCGTCGCATCGGGTAGTTCATCATCCGCCGGCTACCGGCGCCAATTCCAGCAATCGATGGACTCGAATGCGATCCTCCAAAAAGGATAAGTTCGATGATGCCGGAATTCATGACCAGGCTCTCGCAGCAGCCGCGATTCTTTTGCAGCAACAGTTGCAGAACGGCGGCGGAGGTTCCTTGCCCTTCGATCGATCGGCATCTCTCCGGTATTCGGTTCCCAGCTCTAAGAAGCAGCAGGGCCTTCCACGGAGTTCCAGCACTAGGGCGCGGTCATTGACTGATCCTCTGCTTCAGCCTCAGCAACTTCTTAATCAGGTTGTTTATTCTTAATCCctaatttattaacattttgcTTCTGTTATTTCCTTTCCATTGCACTATTACATTTCTGAAGATCTTGGATTGTTGTTCATTACCTACAAAGAGTAATCAAAGAAAATTCTGATATGTTATTGCccaattaacaaaaaaaaaacactaaatcCTACTTTTTTGGGTAAAGTTTCATTTATTTCTGGTCGGTTAAACATTCTTTTACCTTAATTTTAGCTGAATTTTAATTCGTTTTTCGTGAATTTTCTGAGATAAAGGGTTATGGGAATCATCCAAATGCATCTAGTTTTCAGGAAACGAGAATATAACTAGAATGTTTCTAGACATGGTTAAGCTATATATCAATGGACTCTCACTCGTGACATTCTTTAATTTGATTCTTGTATGAGTGAGTATAAACCCATCTTTCGCATTGAAGAAAGGCTGTCATGAAAGTGGAAATGTTCATAGTTCAAGTAGTTGTCTGCTGCCCCACTTCAATAGGGCTTCTGGATAGGAAGATTACAAGTTGATTCTGTTAAGGTATTACAGTTGAGTTTAGTATGAATGTAAATGATCCCTTAGTTTAGCTACTAGACCTTTTGAGTCCTGTCCTGCTTAACTGCTTAACTTCTGTACTGGCGAAAATAATCTTCTCTGATAAAGATCATGGAGAGGCTGTCAATATCCtttcttcaattgtcttcaaCCCTGTCATTTCATTCAGTTGCCTATTTGCTTTACTACAACTTAATTGACAAAAGGAGAAAAGAGGAGCAAGTTTTTATTTTGCTGGATCTTAGGCTTAAGTAGCTAAAAGAAGTTAAGTTTGATGATGAATCTTCACTTCATGGATCTCTTTATATGAGAGGCTTTATTTACAGTGTCATATCAGGTTAGAGGTTTGATTCACAACATGTATACTAAGGTATTGGTTATAGATTTGAtcacttttttcttttctttttgatAGTATTGAAGCCGATGCTGTTAATGATAAGTTTAAGCTACAGGTAGGGGAAGAAGTGTTTGGTTATGTGGCTGAAGAAAgcaaatacaaatacaaatacaaatatacTTGTAATTATAATCGAAACTAATAAACAAGGCCTTAGAGTCAGATGGAGATGCAGTTTATGTCAAAATCATAGCACAGTTTCTTGCTTGGTAGAACTTTGTAATGTGCAGAAGTAGATTTTCAACTCTTAATTAGCTCAATCTTCTATCCTTTGATGGGTTAGCTTCTAATTGTGTGAAAATTGAGTGACAGGATTTGGAGCTTGATAATATAGAGACAAATCATTTTGTTCTTGTGCATGGAGGAGGTTTTGGTGCCTGGTGTTGGTATAAGTCAATAGCTCTTTTAGAAGAAGGTGGATTCAGAGTTACAGCTATAGATTTAACTGGTTCTGGGATTCATTCATCTGATGCTAATAAAATTACAAGTCTTTCTCAATATGTGAAGCCACTTGCTGATTTTCTTGAAACTCTTGCTCAAGATGAGAAGGTATTGCTTTCCGTTTTTCCCTTCTatttctgaaaacaaaagatgGTTCATAAAAGGAACTATTGTTACATATGTAGTAGTGCTTATCTCATCTTTCGCATAGATTTGTTGAGGAAAAATGGAAATAGAAATAGAACAGATAGGACAATTAAAGTGTGTTCCTTATTCTATGGTAGATGAATGAAATAAGCAACTGTTTCCTCCCCCGGCTAAATCTATccgattaatttatttatttttaaatcaaatacatCTTTGAACTGGGTTGTTCTTGCCAAACAAGTTCTAGACTTGAAGCTGATTTACAAAGAAAAGTTTTGGAAACAACTTCTTAATATGGTGATGACGGTTTGGTAGCTTATTTCCATTCTTGTTTTGGctatattttgtcttttttctCAATCACCAGCTGAAGGCTAATGTTTTCTCTTCTAAACCATTTCTTTTTACACATTCAATGTGAAATTGGACTAATTTACTCTTTTACATCCTTATTTTTGTAACATAGGATGTATTAGTAGTAGTATAAGGGCGGTATGGTACTTACTAGAGAAAGTTAGTAGATTAGTAGCTTATAAGTCGGGGTCAAGTGGTTGCCTAAGAGTCTCATTCAATTTCCACTAAGAACGCTCTGATTTAAGTGAGGTTCTTCTAGGGAATAAACTCGggtaaaacaataaaaataaaaatagtagtGTATGTATCATTTAGAGGAATGAATGAAATAGGATTGAAACTGGATTATCTCCTCTAAAGGTTTAGGTCATTCTCGTTTCACTTTCTAGAAGTTCCTTATCGCGGAAATTAGTTTAGTTTGAACTGTTCTTTTATTTGTGCAGGTTATTTTGGTAGGACATGATTTCGGGGGCACGTGTATATCATACGCAATGGAAATGTTCCCACTCAAAATCTCGAGAGCAGTTTTCTTAGCTGCAACAATGTTGACAAGTGGACATagtacactcgatattctttcGCAAAAGGTTTCTTTGCCTTTTACTTTGTTTGAGCTTTTTAACTTGAGAATGTTTTATGAATATTGATGTTTATATGATTTCATTATGGTGTTAATTCAGGAACACTCAAACGAAATGGACCAAGCACAAGTGTTTGTGTATGCGAATGGGAAGGATTGTCCTCCAACTTCAATTGATCTCGACAAATCGTTGTTAAGAGACCTATTATTTAATCAGTGTCCTTCCAAGGTAGTTATGGCCCCATTTGCTTGTATATCTTACATTTTTTTGTCAGTTTCAGAAATAATTGAACTTTTCGATGTAGGATGTTGCTTTGGCATGTGTTTCAATGCGACAGATTCCATTTGCACCGGTTTTGGAGAAACTGACACTCTCGGAGAACAATTATGGTTCAATTAGGCGATTCTATATAGAGACGCCAGAAGATAATTTCATGCCAATTGAGCTACAAGAAAGCATGATAAATAAAAGTCCACCAGAACAGGTTTTTCGTCTTAAAGGTGGCGACCATTCACCATTTTTCTCGAAACCACAGTCCCTGCACAAGATTTTGGTAGAGATTTCAAAGATCCcgacttcatcttcttcttcttaaaggtttgtttgaaTTGTGCATTTATCTAGAAGATCATTCTTCCAGGCTTATAATAGGAGGATAAACTCAATTGATGTGCATTTTCTCAAAGCTTAAGCCATTAGTATCTCATAGAGCAGAATAATTCATGAATTCTTTTTTTGCTATATGATTTATTGGGATAATTAGAGTTAATATGTACTTATGGAACCGTTTTAACGGTTTTCGCCTTGACAAATATTATCGTAAATGGATCTTCGATAAATATGCtctttattgaatttttttgcacatgtttgatgtttgatctACACAACCGGCCCGAAAACTTGAATAGTGTTGAGGTCGTATGCTATTTTTTTAAAgactttttaacatttttttaagaaatattagagatatataatatattaaagataaaattgatttagtttatttaggaaaaaaaaagttcataatTATGGATCTTCATTTGACAATTTTGTATTTTCTGGAAACTACTTTCATCTTTTTGTAAATATTGGatttttaattacatatattttttaatttaaataatattttaatattttgttttcagtttcttaattcattttaatatatttgacaatattttttttattttcattgtttttttcattattgaatttattaatatatattttttaaataatgttcttttgttatacaataatattataaattaaaataataaatatttatgaactatataaaacttaatgctaaataattattacttaaaaacaatatattatttaaaaaaagtttattaaaaaaatatttaaaataattaaaatattaaatatatatttaatttaattgttaatttttttaaatcagtaaaaaaatatctcagacttatttaataaaccaaaagaaaaataagttttgatAATCCAGTCACACCTTAgaagaaaaatatcaaatacccaaaaaaaatggTTTCTTAGAAGTAAAAATTCTATTAGTAactaatttgtatttttttaaatgtaactATAATTAGTGAATGTATTGTATGACTAGATTTTTTCATTGTAAATAAAATGGTTCTGAATTCagtaaaaagaaagaaaaacaaaataagaggAAAAAAAAGGGTCCATTGAATTTTACTATGCAAATTTTAAATGAGGATGTGGATTGCTttcttaacaatatattttttcacatagATAGACTGtgattcaattttgtttaaaaaatttaaatgttttttcattgaatATTGATTTTGCGGAAAACACAACACACTtgtaaaaaatgtaaataatagatacaagtttaaataattgttgtcactcttaaaatccaaaaaaataattatacttatCAAAAATTACAATGATCTAAAGAACTaatctttgaaaaaaaaatatcttgtacaagaaaaataaaatcccACTATAGAGATCTACAACATAACTTtataccaaattaaaaaaatctctataaTCTAAAATCTCATACCAAACCAAGAAAAACACTCCCAATTTtacattttactattttttcaattaattgattagtGTAACTAAATATTagtttactattattattattattatttaaagtgaaattattttttatttacctaTCATACCATAAAATTACTGATTAGCTGTTAATATTGACaaatccaaaattttataataatctaaattatGATTGTCATTAGGGCTGTGCAAAAAAACCGGAAAATCGGTAACCCAACCGATAGTTAATcggtttcattttaacggtttattgaTTAATCGGTTCTAACGGTTccaattaatcattttttaccggttaaacggttcgatTTTTGGTTTCcttatttttctaacggtttaaccggtaaaccagtaataatttaattatatatttttatattttataatttgtattagttattttataaataatttttatagaataatttttaaaaaacattataatctatataaaattttacaaaaataaattaaaaataaattaaaataatttcattaaaatatgtaaaattgtttttaggaattataaattaacaaaatcaaaatagttaagcaaattaaaatttaatgtctTCAGAGTTCAACCTTCACTTTATGTTTTAACTTTCTCTCCAACACGTCCAATACGGAAACacctaaaatcaaagttataaattataatttaccgaTTTTACTTCCCGTTCTATCGGTTAAGAAAGGAATTCTATCATATTCGCTTATACTTGGTTGGTCAAAGACTAATCgacataatgaatttgaattttctcaaaGAACATATACAAACCTAACAAaatagctataaaatatataatattgttacagtaaaattatatattataacatattcctaaatatatcaataaaacatattattataatataatatatttataatatatttatattatattataatagagacaaAAAAAGGATGGAGAATAGTATAATAGGAAAatgcaaacaataatttaaaaaaatatattttataaatttattacttaattaaaaaaaattgaattatcggttcctggttaaacccggttaaccgGTCAGAACCGACCAAAGCCGGTAGAACCAGAACAGGTAAAACCGATACCATTAACGGCCAATTAACTGGTTTGTAATATAAAAGCCAAAACTGGTATTAACCGAAACCGTTTAACTGGTTAACCGGTTAATCGGCCGATTGAACACCTCTAATTGTCATAGGTGaaccaaaatataattaacaaaacaaacatgaatttaaaaaaaatctcaagaaAAATTGTAATAGTTGAAATCAAtgttaattttggattttggatGATAAACTTTCTTCTCTTACAAATACCCTTAATTcacacaattataaatattatcctaaagaaatatattaatacgaaacaaaattaatttgaattttatacaaaataattaaatatgagataaatcaatcaaacaattttttttttttatcacaaagtAATTTCAAagacaattaacaaaataatatatacgaaCTAACacaactaataaataaataaatatatatatataaataattggggagggaatttggtaagagaataagagagagaaagacgTGGCGGCGGCAATATGATAGgccttaaaaattaaataatttatctttcttctctctttcctcctactttaccattttttcaaccaatcctctcattctctccctcaaattccccctatcactcctcatatatatatatattacaaataaaaaataccaaaataatacaaaactaACCATACATAGTATCAAAGATGAAACAAAACattacacacttcaacttacaTTTTAATTGAGAATTGAACCCGTGACATTTGATCTCTTAGGAACTACTCTTACCATTTAAGCTACCTTTTAGGgttcataatttatattataacttttcTAACACTaaacaatacaaaaaaaaaaaaaaaattaaaaataaacaattttttagtATAAACAAACTAATTGTAATATGTAGAATCAAATCATCTTTTTCCAAGTCAAGTCAGCAAGTTCAACTAAAACGTAAGACtgctaaaatttaaattgttggAACTTAGACTATTATATGTAGTTTATTATGGTTTTAAGCTGAAATTGATGTTAAAAGGTTTTAGCAATATAGTAAAGAGGGTGAGAAGTGAGAACCCGTCACTTATAAGAGAAAAATGACCTATAAGAATGCAGGCGAAATAGTCATCTAAGCAGTTTTCAATTTTTGACTTGTAcccttatttgaaaatttgtaaGTTGATCTTGACATGTTTGATTCGGtctttctttattatttcaGAAAACAAGGATATGTTATGCTATTGGAAAAAAATAGCATAAAAGGACCCATAAGAACTTTCCCTTCATAGCCAAACTAAGTCATCTTTTTAATACACGTAACCAAAGAGTAAGAATCACAATAGGGCGGTTCAAGGAATCACATTATCATCCCACCCGAATCTACCAATCTCGCCCCAATCCTGACagagattttaaatataaaccatcCCGCCCCAATCAGGGTTTCCCGCGGTTCACCAAAGacgaaaaataatttaaatttaaaatataaacaataaaataatttatataattataaattatcaaaacatcAATTATAAATTGCATTAATTAAAGAAGAGAATTACATTAAATAAGTATAAacaattatcatttaaaatattgtatattttcaTTTCGGGGATGGTGCGGAGTATGTAAATACCATCCCGCCCCGAACAACCCGATCCATAGTCAAAGTGGAAAAAAATCACACTAATCGGTTCGGTTTGAATCAGTTATTGAATCAGTTACCGCATGACAGTTTCAAAATCCTTACCAAATAGGAGTCTTCCAGTTTCTCACGGTATTGGTGATAGGCCCATGTGTAAGACATTAAGTATTCAAGAAGGTGctgattaatatataaatatataaatgaaatagttCTGCTGCATCTCCTTCAATCATCTAGCTGATTCTAGTTTCTCAACAGATTGTTCATGTTAAGGTTGCAGTCCCAAGTCGGGGCATGACACATCTCTCTGTTTTTCTTTCATAATCAATCATGGCTATCTAAACAATGACTCCACTTCAATCTTCAATCATCATCTTCTTTCATCTTTTCCTTTCCATCATGATTTGTACAGATTCCTCCCACACACCACTTGATAATATTTTCCTTAACTGTGGTTCTTCTGGCAGCTCAACTGCTTTTTCTGGCCAACAATGGATTGGAGATGTTGATCTCAAATCCAGCTCCCTTGTATCCCGACAATCTACAGGAAGACTAATCAAAGCCTCCCCCATTGACAAGTTACTTACCTCTACTGATTATGTTCCTTATTCCACTGCTCAGCTTTCCATGTTTGACTTCACTTACACTTTCCAAGTTAGCCCTGGCCCCAAATTCATACGGCTACACTTCTATCCAGCTTCGTTCCCTGGCGGCTTCCAACGCTCAGGTGCCCTTTTTACTGTCAAAGCAGGCCCTTACACGCTGCTTAACGATTTCAGCGCTTCTTCAACTGCTGATGATTTAGGATTGAAGGTGCTTACTAAGGAATTCTGCATCACCATTGAAGAACCACTGCGCATATTGTTTTCTCCATCAAACAGTAGCAGCAGTTCATATGCTTTTGTTAATGGAATTGAAATTGTCTCCATGCCTACTGGATTGTACTATACTCCAATTGGTGATGATGGGGCTAAGGTTGTTGGAAAGAATTATCGCTTTGTTGTTGGGGAAAACACTGCTATGGAGTTGGTTAAGCGGTTGAATGTTGGGGGCAGCTCTATCTCTCCCATACATGACCCCGGTTTGTTCAGGGAGTGGTCTGATGATACGGTTCATTTGCAAGAATCAGGTTTTTCTCAGATCACAACTACTGCTCGGATCAATTACAAAGAGATGCCCACATTCATTGCCCCACAGAGAGTTTATCAAACATCCTGGTCTGTGGATCCAAGCAAGCAGGTGAGTTTGAATTTCACGTGGAGGTTATTGGTTGATTCGGGCTTTAGGTACCTGATACGGCTCCACTTTTGTGAGCTTCATTATGAAATTATGGACTCTAGGGAAAGGAAATTCAGCATCGTCATAAACAATCAGATGGCTGAGTCTAAGGGAGAACTGATCAAATGGGGTGGTGAAATTGGAGTTGCATTGTACAAGGATTATGTGGTTGAGATGGAAGGCAATAAAAGAGAAGGTAAGTATGATCTGTTTGTCACTATATGTTCTCACCAGAATCCCGAGTCAGATGAATCCATTGATGCAATTCTCAAGGCATTAGAGTTGTTCAAGTTGAGCAACCCAGATAATTACAACCTTGCAGGAGTAAATCCGGTTGTTTCTTCCCAACACTCGGATCATCACAAGTCCTTGTTTATTCCTATTGTTGTCCATGATATTATAACTATCATAGTAGTAACTTTACTAACCGCTTTGACTGTAGTTGTTTATGCAATAAGCGGTTGGAGAGAAAAAATATGCAAAGAGAATGGCTCATCGCCACAACTAGATGTGTCGTGCCGTCGCTTTTCTCTATCAGAGCTACGGTCAGCCACTAACAACTTTGATgacaaattattgataggaagaGGAGGATTTGGCAAAGTGTACAAGGGGAGTATTGACGTACCAGAAAAGCCTGTGGCGATAAAGCGGTTGAATCCAACGTCTGGGCAAGGAGCAACTGAATTTTTGACAGAGATTGAAATGTTGTCTAATTTCAAAGATACCCACGTCGTGTCTCTCATTGGATATTGTCGTGAAGGACATGAAATGATACTTGTCTATGAATACATGATAAGAGGGACACTTGCCGATCATCTCTACAAAATCAATCGTAAAGGAAATCATGTTGCTGTCCCTAATTTGTCTTGGGAGCAGAGACTCAACATTTGCCTTGGTGCGGCTCGTGGGTTGAATTATCTTCATACAGGTGCTGAGAAGAGCATCATACATCGAGATGTGAAAAGCACAAACATTCTCTTGGATGAGAATTGGGTGGCAAAAATTGGTGATTTTGGACTTTGCAAAACAGGTACTACAAGTCAATCTCACACTCACATTAGCACAACTGTTAAAGGCACGATTGGTTATTTGGATCCA
This is a stretch of genomic DNA from Impatiens glandulifera chromosome 4, dImpGla2.1, whole genome shotgun sequence. It encodes these proteins:
- the LOC124936674 gene encoding putative methylesterase 11, chloroplastic — encoded protein: MGICFSSESVKKTPSHRVVHHPPATGANSSNRWTRMRSSKKDKFDDAGIHDQALAAAAILLQQQLQNGGGGSLPFDRSASLRYSVPSSKKQQGLPRSSSTRARSLTDPLLQPQQLLNQDLELDNIETNHFVLVHGGGFGAWCWYKSIALLEEGGFRVTAIDLTGSGIHSSDANKITSLSQYVKPLADFLETLAQDEKVILVGHDFGGTCISYAMEMFPLKISRAVFLAATMLTSGHSTLDILSQKEHSNEMDQAQVFVYANGKDCPPTSIDLDKSLLRDLLFNQCPSKDVALACVSMRQIPFAPVLEKLTLSENNYGSIRRFYIETPEDNFMPIELQESMINKSPPEQVFRLKGGDHSPFFSKPQSLHKILVEISKIPTSSSSS
- the LOC124934735 gene encoding receptor-like protein kinase FERONIA, encoding MTPLQSSIIIFFHLFLSIMICTDSSHTPLDNIFLNCGSSGSSTAFSGQQWIGDVDLKSSSLVSRQSTGRLIKASPIDKLLTSTDYVPYSTAQLSMFDFTYTFQVSPGPKFIRLHFYPASFPGGFQRSGALFTVKAGPYTLLNDFSASSTADDLGLKVLTKEFCITIEEPLRILFSPSNSSSSSYAFVNGIEIVSMPTGLYYTPIGDDGAKVVGKNYRFVVGENTAMELVKRLNVGGSSISPIHDPGLFREWSDDTVHLQESGFSQITTTARINYKEMPTFIAPQRVYQTSWSVDPSKQVSLNFTWRLLVDSGFRYLIRLHFCELHYEIMDSRERKFSIVINNQMAESKGELIKWGGEIGVALYKDYVVEMEGNKREGKYDLFVTICSHQNPESDESIDAILKALELFKLSNPDNYNLAGVNPVVSSQHSDHHKSLFIPIVVHDIITIIVVTLLTALTVVVYAISGWREKICKENGSSPQLDVSCRRFSLSELRSATNNFDDKLLIGRGGFGKVYKGSIDVPEKPVAIKRLNPTSGQGATEFLTEIEMLSNFKDTHVVSLIGYCREGHEMILVYEYMIRGTLADHLYKINRKGNHVAVPNLSWEQRLNICLGAARGLNYLHTGAEKSIIHRDVKSTNILLDENWVAKIGDFGLCKTGTTSQSHTHISTTVKGTIGYLDPEYFLTRRLTKKSDVFAFGVVMLEILCGRPALDTTLEGEERSLDRWAKEYLETGTVEKIIDPSLRGHVPRNCLNIFANLAKECLCNHPSGRPTMADIITKLQKALARLYEDDDCQTKEAEEIQLAHDDPDNESCYSSSIAQSTVPSTSNSLLILQNKTQKQRNERIGDETLSLMMQSQLYQKFRKSEIIEDADSFSYNFSI